Proteins from a genomic interval of Brachybacterium vulturis:
- a CDS encoding SDR family oxidoreductase, which translates to MRIAVAGGTGVVGQKAVQAAQAQGHDVVVLSRSEGADVFTGAGLEEHLEGVDVVVDALNTPSLSRRRAIEFFRTTSRHLLEAGARRGVAHHVVLSIVGIDGIDASYYAGKLAQERVVEESGVPHTIARAAQFHEFAEQISARTSLGPLTIAPRLLARPVAAREVGEHLVQIAEAAPAGRAQDLVGPEEHALADMIRRMHAHDGTSRRVLEMRFPGAYGSGLASGALRGDPNSAVLGEMTFGQWLEQEHRAG; encoded by the coding sequence ATGAGGATCGCGGTCGCCGGGGGCACCGGAGTTGTGGGACAGAAGGCGGTCCAGGCCGCGCAGGCGCAGGGCCATGACGTCGTGGTCCTCTCCCGCAGCGAGGGCGCGGACGTCTTCACGGGCGCCGGGCTCGAGGAGCATCTGGAGGGCGTCGACGTGGTCGTGGACGCGCTGAACACCCCGTCGCTCTCCCGCCGGAGGGCCATCGAGTTCTTCCGCACCACGAGCCGTCACCTGCTGGAGGCCGGGGCGCGCCGGGGCGTGGCCCACCACGTGGTGCTCTCGATCGTCGGCATCGACGGGATCGACGCGTCCTATTACGCCGGCAAGCTCGCCCAGGAGCGTGTCGTCGAGGAGTCCGGCGTCCCGCACACCATCGCGCGAGCGGCCCAGTTCCACGAGTTCGCCGAGCAGATCAGCGCCCGCACCTCCCTCGGCCCGCTCACGATCGCTCCGCGCCTGCTGGCCCGGCCCGTCGCCGCCCGCGAGGTGGGCGAGCACCTCGTCCAGATCGCCGAGGCGGCGCCGGCCGGCCGTGCACAGGACCTCGTCGGCCCCGAGGAGCACGCGCTCGCGGACATGATCCGCCGGATGCATGCGCACGACGGGACCTCTCGGCGCGTGCTCGAGATGCGCTTCCCGGGTGCCTACGGGAGCGGGCTCGCCTCCGGGGCGCTGCGCGGGGATCCGAACAGCGCCGTGCTCGGGGAGATGACCTTCGGGCAGTGGCTCGAGCAGGAGCATCGGGCGGGCTGA
- the dld gene encoding D-lactate dehydrogenase, with protein MIDDSRSLDRLQRGQWDAADVTPPPPDSTGTAYAEHVRQLADTPARFNADPTFLHEASGCAGKLMVFAVRTRTFPFEADKATFYIGADDPADLEGLRRAFLAADGPLPISGEYLSAHAVDLALTYGKDTYVSLKHAGSRTLVRMFALKSWANGVFAKVPGLGPSVADAISQKLFALVPGKIPPRLVEFRDRFAHHLLLVVSGSQRDATAQLLEKFFAAPEHEGGFFECEADEAESATLIRFGVASAASRYFVMHRAEASAMITFDVALRRDDTDWLEVLPPQIADQLLESVYFGHFFCHVLHQDHVAKQGVDPVALKQEMTALLQSRGAAVPAEHNVGRIYSAPEPMVEHFRQLDPLNMFNAGVGQTSPRKRWA; from the coding sequence GTGATCGACGATTCCCGTTCTCTGGACCGGCTGCAGCGCGGGCAGTGGGACGCTGCCGACGTCACCCCGCCACCGCCGGACTCCACCGGCACCGCCTACGCCGAGCACGTGCGCCAGCTCGCAGACACCCCGGCCCGCTTCAACGCGGATCCGACGTTCCTCCACGAGGCCTCGGGCTGCGCCGGGAAGCTGATGGTGTTCGCGGTGCGAACCCGCACGTTCCCGTTCGAGGCGGACAAGGCGACCTTCTACATCGGGGCCGACGATCCCGCGGATCTCGAGGGACTGCGCCGCGCTTTCCTCGCCGCCGACGGGCCGCTGCCGATCTCCGGGGAGTACCTGAGCGCGCACGCCGTCGACCTGGCCCTGACGTATGGCAAGGACACGTACGTCTCCCTCAAGCACGCCGGCTCCCGCACCCTGGTGCGCATGTTCGCGCTGAAGAGCTGGGCGAACGGCGTGTTCGCGAAGGTGCCGGGACTGGGTCCGTCGGTCGCAGATGCGATCTCCCAGAAGCTGTTCGCGCTGGTCCCGGGGAAGATCCCGCCGCGCCTGGTCGAGTTCCGCGACCGGTTTGCGCATCACCTGCTGCTGGTGGTCAGCGGGAGTCAGCGGGACGCGACCGCGCAGCTGCTCGAGAAGTTCTTCGCCGCGCCGGAGCACGAGGGCGGATTCTTCGAGTGCGAGGCCGACGAGGCCGAGAGTGCCACGCTGATCCGCTTCGGCGTGGCCAGCGCCGCCAGCCGCTACTTCGTCATGCACCGCGCGGAGGCCTCCGCCATGATCACCTTCGATGTCGCCCTGCGCCGGGACGATACGGACTGGCTGGAGGTGCTGCCCCCGCAGATCGCCGACCAGCTGCTGGAGAGCGTCTACTTCGGGCACTTCTTCTGCCACGTGCTGCATCAGGACCACGTCGCGAAGCAGGGCGTGGACCCGGTGGCGCTGAAGCAGGAGATGACGGCGCTGCTTCAGAGCCGCGGCGCCGCCGTGCCCGCCGAGCACAACGTCGGGCGGATCTATTCGGCTCCGGAGCCGATGGTGGAGCACTTCCGGCAGCTGGACCCGCTGAACATGTTCAATGCGGGGGTGGGGCAGACGTCGCCGCGGAAGCGGTGGGCGTGA
- a CDS encoding DEAD/DEAH box helicase, with amino-acid sequence MHRSLSSHPSPPSTSVVHGTDPRALLRVAEAWSDPGLHPAGLHPSGWERAGKHLSTGQVPLLTGGGAGMLELSFPDGTTVHLDQRVYVRRRDRCTCGARECRHKLAALRALSENSFRRSWRLMPLHASTRSGAEPRRPVVTALVLTAGTGEAASHQEVVLRPSRRTAKGSWHRTLTWDAVVEEWDRLPMAQQSVLRTLNQWRRGRGPGVPLDLLGPELWTLIDEARKAGLEIGTDPGVELATDDVGVELHVERVAEGMLLNGRPAFPGGAPSHWRAMGTPLHSVLAVHADQVVLHRLVQDRDALALLAAAAVWVPESEIAEFSRTALPRVAAVPAVELVGDVDATRAATLPLRLCGTLESLDPHRALLSWEWEYGRASQEGSARSAFAPQVEGGRRLEEELELLETLSAQIEDLSQWLSLTPRTLTLAEACTVLRTVREPLDAHEHACMEVDRELELAEGTAAIRWDLGPGPGRDWLDLDGTVTVGGQELPLAALIQALRSQQRYLVAGGEYIDLDTEEMRKLRTLLDSAAALPDEQRVRLSRHDLDAFEQVAELEGLEADSARWRALLTGIQPRDLSAEPLDSAVHAELRPYQLEGYRWLSARWDLGLGGVLADDMGLGKTLQLLAAIRRHRRTDPRPVLVVAPRSVLGTWAAQSAQFVPDLRVTVITSRLTKELELEDSDVIVVSHQLLRLDRERYQQVEWAALVLDEAQAAKNPASQLHRALREQHRDVTFVVTGTPVENSLQDLWALVALAAPGLLPSLKDFTTDWRRPIERGTDPEKLALLRRRLAPLLLRRTKELVAQDLPPKLENTLSLPLHPQHITRYTTALNKERQRVLGLLDDPDGNRVEILAALTRLRLLATDPGTVAAPSAKARELADRLEALRGSGHRALVFSQFTSHLRTIREILEQRGIATAYLDGSTRNRERVIDEFRTGDHEAFLISIKAGGSGLTLIEADYVFVLDPWWNPAVEEQAIDRTHRIGQASTVSVYRLVSAQTIEEKVLALQQTKRELISSVMDPDAGVSSALDAEQITELLGV; translated from the coding sequence ATGCACCGATCGCTGTCCTCGCATCCTTCGCCGCCCTCGACGTCCGTCGTCCACGGAACCGACCCGCGCGCGCTGCTGCGCGTGGCGGAGGCGTGGAGCGATCCTGGGCTGCATCCTGCCGGGCTGCACCCATCGGGTTGGGAACGCGCTGGGAAGCATCTCTCCACCGGACAGGTCCCGCTGCTGACCGGCGGCGGGGCGGGGATGCTGGAGCTCTCCTTCCCCGACGGCACCACCGTGCACCTCGACCAGAGGGTCTACGTGCGCAGGCGTGATCGCTGCACCTGCGGGGCCCGCGAATGCCGGCACAAGCTCGCTGCGCTGCGTGCCCTGAGCGAGAACAGCTTCCGCCGCTCGTGGAGGCTCATGCCCCTGCACGCATCCACCCGTTCCGGCGCGGAGCCACGGCGTCCGGTGGTGACCGCTCTCGTACTGACCGCTGGCACAGGTGAGGCTGCTTCACACCAGGAGGTCGTGCTCCGGCCGTCCCGCCGTACCGCGAAGGGAAGCTGGCATCGCACCCTGACCTGGGATGCCGTCGTCGAGGAGTGGGACCGGCTGCCGATGGCACAGCAGAGCGTGCTGCGCACCCTGAACCAGTGGAGGCGCGGGCGCGGCCCGGGAGTGCCTCTGGACCTGCTGGGGCCCGAACTCTGGACACTCATCGACGAGGCACGGAAGGCAGGCCTCGAGATCGGCACCGACCCCGGGGTGGAGCTAGCCACGGACGATGTCGGGGTGGAGCTGCACGTCGAGCGCGTGGCCGAGGGGATGCTGCTGAACGGGCGGCCCGCCTTCCCCGGCGGTGCACCGAGCCACTGGCGGGCGATGGGCACCCCGCTCCACAGCGTGCTGGCCGTCCACGCCGACCAGGTGGTGCTCCATCGGCTCGTGCAGGATCGCGACGCCCTCGCCCTGCTCGCCGCAGCCGCGGTGTGGGTGCCGGAGAGCGAGATCGCGGAGTTCTCCCGCACCGCCCTGCCGCGCGTGGCCGCAGTCCCGGCGGTGGAGCTGGTCGGGGACGTCGATGCGACTCGCGCCGCCACCCTGCCTCTGCGACTGTGCGGAACGCTCGAGAGCCTCGACCCGCACCGGGCCCTGCTCAGCTGGGAATGGGAGTACGGCAGAGCATCGCAGGAGGGCAGCGCCAGGTCCGCCTTCGCCCCGCAGGTCGAAGGCGGACGGCGGCTGGAGGAAGAGCTCGAGCTGTTGGAGACGCTGAGCGCGCAGATCGAGGACCTCTCGCAGTGGCTGAGTCTCACCCCGCGCACGCTCACCCTCGCCGAGGCGTGCACCGTGCTGCGTACGGTCCGTGAGCCGCTGGACGCCCACGAGCACGCGTGCATGGAGGTGGACCGCGAGCTCGAGCTGGCAGAGGGCACCGCCGCGATCCGTTGGGACCTGGGTCCGGGACCGGGCCGGGACTGGCTGGACCTCGACGGCACCGTCACCGTGGGCGGCCAGGAGCTTCCGCTGGCCGCACTCATCCAGGCGTTGCGCTCTCAGCAGCGCTATCTCGTCGCCGGTGGCGAATACATCGACCTCGACACGGAGGAGATGCGAAAGCTCCGCACCCTGCTCGACTCCGCAGCGGCACTTCCCGATGAGCAGCGCGTGCGCCTCAGCCGCCACGACCTCGACGCCTTCGAGCAGGTCGCCGAACTGGAGGGCCTCGAGGCGGACTCCGCCCGCTGGCGTGCTCTGCTGACGGGGATCCAGCCACGGGATCTCTCCGCTGAACCGCTCGACAGCGCAGTGCACGCGGAGCTGCGGCCCTACCAGCTGGAGGGCTACCGCTGGCTCAGCGCCCGATGGGACCTCGGCCTGGGCGGGGTTCTCGCCGATGACATGGGCTTGGGAAAGACGCTCCAGCTGCTCGCCGCGATCCGCCGTCATCGACGCACGGATCCGCGGCCGGTGCTGGTCGTCGCCCCACGATCCGTGCTCGGCACCTGGGCGGCACAGTCGGCGCAGTTCGTGCCCGACCTGCGGGTCACCGTGATCACCTCGCGCCTCACGAAGGAGCTGGAGCTCGAGGACAGTGACGTCATCGTCGTCTCCCACCAGTTGCTGCGCCTGGACCGTGAGCGCTACCAGCAGGTGGAGTGGGCCGCACTCGTGCTCGACGAGGCCCAGGCCGCGAAGAACCCCGCCTCACAACTGCACCGCGCGCTTCGGGAGCAGCATCGGGACGTGACCTTCGTGGTGACCGGCACCCCGGTGGAGAACTCCCTGCAGGATCTCTGGGCACTGGTGGCGCTGGCCGCCCCCGGTCTGCTGCCCTCGCTGAAGGATTTCACCACCGACTGGCGCCGGCCGATCGAACGGGGCACCGACCCGGAGAAGCTCGCGCTGCTGCGCCGCCGTCTCGCGCCCCTCCTGCTGCGCCGCACCAAGGAGCTCGTCGCCCAGGATCTGCCGCCCAAGCTCGAGAACACCCTCTCCCTCCCGCTGCATCCGCAGCACATCACCCGGTACACCACCGCGCTGAACAAGGAACGGCAGCGGGTGCTGGGTCTGCTCGATGACCCCGACGGCAACCGGGTCGAGATCCTCGCGGCGCTGACCCGGCTGCGGCTGCTCGCCACCGACCCCGGAACGGTGGCGGCACCCTCGGCGAAGGCACGAGAGCTCGCCGACCGCCTCGAGGCACTCCGCGGATCAGGGCACCGCGCCCTGGTGTTCAGCCAGTTCACCAGCCACCTGCGCACCATCCGGGAGATCCTCGAGCAGCGCGGGATCGCCACCGCGTATCTCGATGGCTCGACCCGGAACCGTGAACGGGTGATCGACGAGTTCCGCACCGGAGACCACGAAGCGTTCCTCATCAGCATCAAGGCCGGTGGCTCCGGACTCACGCTCATCGAAGCGGACTACGTGTTCGTGCTGGATCCCTGGTGGAATCCCGCGGTCGAAGAGCAGGCGATCGATCGCACCCACCGGATCGGACAAGCATCCACGGTCAGCGTCTACCGACTTGTCTCAGCCCAGACCATCGAGGAGAAAGTGCTCGCGCTGCAGCAGACCAAACGCGAGCTGATCTCCTCGGTGATGGACCCCGACGCCGGAGTGAGCAGTGCACTGGACGCGGAGCAGATCACCGAACTGCTCGGCGTGTGA
- a CDS encoding C69 family dipeptidase produces MPCTTLLVGRHASADGSPLVARTEDSSNGTFDPKRVVVVQPQDQPRTYTSVIGRRTIELPEEPLRYTAIPNALPDEGIWACAGINAANVAMSATETITSNPRVLGADPLVERVPAAGEPGTPGHRPEQPGGFGEEDFVTLVLPYIRSAREGVERLGALLAEHGTYEMNGIAFSDAEDIWWLETVGGHHWIARRVPEDHYVTMPNQLGIDSFDLDDAEGPGRDHLASPDLREFLREHHLDLTLRDAADENAAVFNPRDAFGSHSEHDHVYNTPRAWFMQRTLNPHSEDWDSGRPGASPDSDDLPWSRPPERRLTIEDVKDVLSSHYQGTVFDPYSPHGTEAERRAFRPIGINRHNALAILQIRSDYPESSRALQWVSFASNPFNTLIPMFTNVEEAPVYLATTTETVSTDSFYWASRMIAALADAHYAETIPLIERYQLETLALGHAAVHAADAAAAGGGSAEDVPAQLAAANTRIAERIREATDALLGSVLFTASNRMTNRFSLSD; encoded by the coding sequence ATGCCCTGCACCACCCTCCTCGTCGGCCGCCATGCCAGCGCCGACGGCTCACCCCTGGTCGCCCGCACCGAGGACTCCTCCAACGGCACCTTCGATCCCAAGCGGGTCGTGGTGGTGCAGCCGCAGGACCAGCCGCGCACCTACACCAGCGTGATCGGGCGGCGCACGATCGAGCTGCCGGAGGAGCCGCTGCGGTACACCGCGATCCCGAACGCCCTGCCGGACGAGGGGATCTGGGCCTGCGCCGGGATCAACGCGGCGAACGTCGCGATGAGCGCCACCGAGACGATCACCTCCAATCCCCGTGTGCTCGGCGCGGATCCGCTGGTCGAGCGCGTGCCGGCGGCTGGTGAGCCCGGCACGCCCGGGCACCGGCCGGAGCAGCCCGGCGGGTTCGGGGAGGAGGACTTCGTGACCCTGGTCCTCCCCTATATCCGCAGCGCCCGCGAGGGTGTGGAGCGCCTGGGCGCTCTGCTGGCCGAGCACGGCACCTATGAGATGAACGGGATCGCCTTCTCCGATGCCGAGGACATCTGGTGGCTGGAGACCGTGGGCGGGCATCACTGGATCGCGCGGCGCGTGCCGGAGGACCACTACGTGACGATGCCGAACCAGCTGGGCATCGACTCCTTCGACCTCGACGACGCCGAGGGGCCCGGCCGCGACCACCTCGCGAGCCCCGATCTGCGAGAGTTCCTGCGCGAGCACCACCTGGACCTCACCCTGCGCGACGCGGCCGACGAGAACGCCGCAGTGTTCAACCCGCGTGACGCCTTCGGCTCCCACTCCGAGCACGACCACGTCTACAACACGCCCCGCGCCTGGTTCATGCAGCGCACCCTGAACCCCCACAGCGAGGACTGGGACAGCGGCCGCCCCGGCGCGAGCCCGGACTCCGATGACCTCCCCTGGAGCCGGCCTCCCGAGCGCAGGCTCACCATCGAGGACGTCAAGGACGTGCTCAGCTCCCACTACCAGGGCACCGTCTTCGACCCGTACTCGCCCCACGGCACCGAGGCCGAGCGTCGCGCCTTCCGCCCGATCGGCATCAACCGTCACAACGCGCTGGCGATCCTGCAGATCCGGTCGGACTATCCCGAGTCCTCCCGGGCTCTGCAGTGGGTCTCCTTTGCCTCGAACCCGTTCAACACGCTGATCCCGATGTTCACGAACGTCGAGGAGGCCCCCGTCTATCTCGCGACCACCACCGAGACGGTCAGCACCGACAGCTTCTACTGGGCCTCGCGAATGATCGCGGCGCTGGCCGATGCGCACTACGCAGAGACCATCCCGCTCATCGAGCGCTATCAGCTGGAGACTCTCGCTCTCGGTCACGCCGCCGTGCATGCCGCTGACGCGGCGGCGGCCGGGGGCGGCTCCGCGGAGGACGTCCCGGCGCAGCTGGCCGCGGCGAACACCCGGATCGCCGAGCGGATCCGGGAGGCGACCGATGCGCTGCTGGGCTCGGTGCTGTTCACCGCGAGCAACCGGATGACGAACCGGTTCTCCCTGTCGGACTAG
- a CDS encoding sulfatase has translation MKAIMVMFDTLNRQFLPPYGATGVHAPNFTRLAQRSVQFDNCYGGSMPCMPARRELHTGRYNFLHRGWGPLEPFDDSVPQLLGDAGIYTHLVTDHQHYWLDGGATYHPRFRTFELFRGQEGDEWKGRVADPDLTNVAPYASNRDLRRQDVINREHMATEAEHPQTRTFDAGLEFIETNLDSDDWFVQIETFDPHEPFFSYEQYHQLYPEAAETGGRDFDWPDYKEVTETPEELAHLRRRYSALLSMCDRSLGRVLDAMDTHDLWEDTMLIVCTDHGLLLGEHDWLGKNVPPFFDETIHLPLFVWDPRSRVADARRDHVVQTIDIGPTLLDLFDVPATPDMQGESLASVITDGPPMREAAMFGIHGGHANVTDGRYVYMRACVTPDNQPLNEYTLMPTSMRGRFPTDLLQQAELVPPLSFTKGVPVLKVPVLAPTNPAAFGSLLFDLETDPRQEIPLVDQALELRMARLLVDAMRANDAPSEQYERLGLPLTGEVTAEHLVLEAQDLPAGADAPVLDRDALRHSVVATRTVRELLADPDSRAVLRAVLGEIVDGPLPPEALEMTLLDIATVTVGMIPPEAVLAIAEQLDQPASAADADGS, from the coding sequence ATGAAGGCCATCATGGTCATGTTCGACACGCTGAACCGCCAGTTCCTGCCCCCATATGGGGCCACCGGCGTGCACGCCCCGAACTTCACCCGCCTCGCACAGCGCTCCGTCCAGTTCGACAACTGTTACGGCGGGTCCATGCCCTGCATGCCCGCTCGGCGGGAGCTGCACACCGGGCGATATAACTTCCTGCACCGCGGCTGGGGTCCGCTGGAACCCTTCGATGACTCGGTGCCGCAGCTGCTCGGCGACGCCGGCATCTACACCCACCTGGTCACCGATCACCAGCACTACTGGCTCGACGGCGGAGCGACCTACCATCCGCGGTTCCGCACCTTCGAGCTGTTCCGCGGCCAGGAGGGCGATGAGTGGAAGGGCCGCGTCGCCGATCCTGACCTCACGAACGTCGCCCCGTACGCGAGCAACCGGGACCTGCGCCGCCAGGACGTGATCAACCGGGAGCACATGGCCACCGAGGCCGAGCACCCGCAGACCAGGACCTTCGACGCCGGACTGGAATTCATCGAGACCAACCTCGACAGCGACGACTGGTTCGTGCAGATCGAGACCTTCGACCCCCATGAACCGTTCTTCAGCTATGAGCAGTACCACCAGCTCTACCCCGAAGCCGCAGAGACCGGGGGCCGCGATTTCGACTGGCCCGACTACAAGGAGGTCACCGAGACCCCCGAGGAGCTCGCCCACCTGCGCCGCCGCTACTCCGCCCTGCTCTCGATGTGCGACCGGTCGCTGGGCCGGGTCCTGGATGCGATGGACACCCACGACCTGTGGGAGGACACGATGCTGATCGTGTGCACCGACCACGGCCTGCTGCTGGGCGAGCACGACTGGCTGGGCAAGAACGTGCCACCGTTCTTTGACGAGACGATCCACCTGCCCCTGTTCGTGTGGGACCCGCGCTCCCGGGTTGCGGATGCGCGGCGTGACCACGTGGTCCAGACGATCGACATCGGCCCCACGCTGCTGGACCTGTTCGACGTGCCGGCCACCCCCGACATGCAGGGCGAGAGCCTCGCCTCCGTGATCACCGACGGCCCGCCGATGCGGGAGGCAGCGATGTTCGGGATCCACGGCGGCCACGCCAACGTGACGGACGGACGCTATGTCTACATGCGGGCCTGCGTCACGCCCGACAACCAGCCGCTGAACGAATACACGCTGATGCCGACCAGCATGCGCGGACGCTTCCCGACCGACCTCCTGCAGCAGGCAGAGCTGGTCCCGCCGCTGAGCTTCACCAAGGGCGTGCCCGTGCTGAAGGTGCCCGTGCTGGCACCGACCAACCCCGCCGCGTTCGGGAGCCTGCTGTTCGACCTGGAGACCGACCCGCGCCAGGAGATCCCGCTCGTGGATCAGGCGCTCGAGCTGCGGATGGCGCGCCTGCTCGTGGACGCCATGCGCGCCAACGACGCACCGAGCGAGCAGTACGAGCGGCTCGGGCTGCCGCTGACCGGCGAGGTGACGGCCGAGCACCTGGTGCTGGAGGCGCAGGACCTGCCGGCCGGGGCCGACGCCCCGGTGCTGGACCGGGACGCGCTGCGGCACTCGGTCGTCGCCACGCGCACGGTGCGCGAGCTGCTCGCGGACCCGGACTCCCGCGCCGTGCTGCGCGCCGTGCTCGGCGAGATCGTCGACGGGCCGCTGCCACCGGAGGCGCTGGAGATGACGCTGCTCGACATCGCGACGGTGACCGTCGGGATGATCCCGCCGGAAGCCGTGCTGGCGATCGCGGAGCAGCTGGACCAGCCAGCTTCAGCGGCTGACGCCGACGGTTCCTGA
- a CDS encoding MFS transporter produces MDIAAGAPPQPAARLAPVSGAWLVLFALAWFGFWLLVMLPGQFMVVHLASAIDPAEKVAVGSFLIAEMAAIMVIGVPVIGWLCDRTRNRFGRRRTWALAGTVVATAAFAGVGFQTSLRGAAVLLGVVALGQASVLVSLSAIIADRVPPAQRGRASAAMGLPQVIALAAGMIIVTELVTGIRASWAVIAGLALLAPLPFLLIFEEQAPSEGVRRPRMWRWRPEALRGYRDLGWAGISRVLVNAGNLVGTTYLLFFLADVLHLPRPESGLLVLTLTYLGASATASWAGGVLTDRWRARKVLVAISAGLQAIAALTLALVPTWPSSLIAAVLLGLGYGLFLSVDQALLTDLLPDPATRARDLGIVNSAQHLPIAPLVGWVVLTVAGYAELYIAAATIIALGGIAVFRIRSVR; encoded by the coding sequence ATGGACATCGCGGCAGGTGCCCCGCCGCAGCCGGCAGCGCGGCTGGCCCCGGTGAGCGGGGCCTGGCTGGTGCTGTTCGCGCTGGCCTGGTTCGGGTTCTGGCTGCTGGTGATGCTGCCGGGACAGTTCATGGTGGTGCACCTGGCCAGCGCCATCGACCCCGCCGAGAAGGTCGCCGTCGGCTCGTTCCTGATCGCCGAGATGGCCGCGATCATGGTGATCGGCGTCCCGGTGATCGGCTGGCTGTGCGACCGGACCCGGAACCGGTTCGGCCGCCGACGCACCTGGGCCCTGGCCGGCACCGTGGTGGCCACCGCCGCCTTCGCCGGGGTCGGATTTCAGACGTCGCTGCGAGGCGCGGCGGTGCTGCTCGGCGTCGTGGCTCTCGGCCAGGCCTCGGTGCTCGTCTCCCTCTCGGCGATCATCGCGGACCGGGTCCCGCCCGCGCAGCGGGGCCGGGCCTCCGCGGCGATGGGGCTGCCGCAGGTGATCGCGCTCGCGGCCGGGATGATCATCGTCACCGAGCTGGTGACCGGGATCCGCGCGAGCTGGGCGGTGATCGCCGGGCTCGCCCTGCTCGCACCGCTGCCGTTCCTGCTGATATTCGAGGAGCAGGCCCCTTCCGAGGGTGTCCGTCGCCCGAGGATGTGGCGCTGGAGGCCCGAGGCGCTGCGCGGCTACCGAGATCTGGGCTGGGCGGGGATCTCCCGGGTGCTGGTGAACGCCGGGAACCTGGTGGGCACCACCTACCTGCTCTTCTTCCTGGCCGATGTGCTGCACCTGCCCCGCCCCGAGAGCGGCCTGCTGGTGCTCACCCTCACCTACCTCGGCGCCAGCGCGACCGCCTCCTGGGCCGGCGGGGTGCTGACCGACCGGTGGCGCGCACGAAAAGTGCTGGTCGCGATCAGCGCAGGCCTGCAAGCCATCGCCGCGCTCACGCTCGCGCTGGTGCCGACCTGGCCGAGCAGCCTCATCGCCGCGGTGCTGCTGGGGCTGGGGTACGGGCTGTTCCTCTCCGTCGACCAGGCGCTGCTGACGGATCTGCTGCCCGATCCCGCGACCCGGGCCCGCGATCTGGGCATCGTGAACTCGGCCCAGCACCTGCCCATCGCCCCGCTGGTGGGATGGGTGGTCCTGACCGTGGCCGGCTACGCCGAGCTGTACATCGCCGCCGCGACGATCATCGCGCTGGGCGGCATCGCCGTGTTCCGCATCCGTTCGGTGCGGTGA